The genomic window AAAATGGGGTGAGCGATGGGATTTGAACCCACGACCACCTGAGCCACAGTCAGGCGCTCTACCAGCTGAGCTACGCTCACCTCCGGAACTTTTAGTGAGTTATTATTCTATTTACTATCTATAGTTAAGTCAATAGAAAACGTGCCTGAGGCCGGACCGCCCTAATTCTCGCCTCTCCTTATCTTGCAGGCCATTTCCCCCTGTGTTATACTTTACACATCATGAAAGGCCTTATTCGCAAATTATTGCTTTTATCGGCGCTTATCCCGGTCATAATATATTTTGTATTATCTATATATGGCGACGAGATAACCGCTCGTCTGAAAACCCGTCTGGAGAACGAGATAATGACGGTTATCGGGCTTACGGCCAGCATCAAAGACCTGGACCTATCTCTCTCGCGCGGCATGACCATGTATGACGTGGATATCCTTGATAAGGATACAAAAGTATGCACTATCAACGAGATAACACTTATGCCAGATATCCCACATTTACTTAAAGCCCACAGGCTCAAATATCTTATACACCTGACCGGATTCAAAAAAAAGGATATATCATGCGACCTGATCTTTGAGGTCTATTCCGGGGAAATGCCGGACCTTAATAGTCTTTACGGGCAGCATTTCATCGAATCCGTATACGTGATAGATGGCGAATTTTCATACCGGGACCTTAAATTCAGCAGCATATGCGGCAGAGCCGACCTTGATACTAGTGGCATTTCCAACGCAAAAATGCATTTTATATTCGCGGGAACACCGTACATCGCCCACTACATGCCGCGTCCAGAGGAATTCTCCGGTTTTGATATTTCCCTGAGATCCAAAACCCTTACGCTTACCGGCAGCATGATCCCGGACAATAGCGACCTTATACTAAAAGAGTTCAATGGGGTATTTGCGGGTATACTTTTTACTTTCGACGGGGTGCTCAAGGATATCGGCACTGATACCATTTCGGGTTACGGCAAAGCTGAGGCCGAACTGGACCTCACATCTATACCTGAACTGATCGGCACTTTCGTATCGGTACCTGACAACATCCCTTTATCCGGCAAGATAAGGACCATCGTGGATATAAGTGGCGCCGGCATGTCGTTGACCGAATATACCGTAACGGCCGAAATATCCGCGACTGGCATGTCCATGGGCAACATAGGGATAAAGGACATGTATGGCAAAATAGACATACGTGAAGGGCGTCTTACATCACAAACACTTAGGGCCAGCATATGCAAGGGCGAGCTAAAAGCCCAGATCGCCGTGGACCTGACAGATAAAGACCTTCCCTTTTCCCTGCTCTTCGACGCTTCAGGCATCAACTATGGTACTCTTATATCCGATTTATCCCCGGACGAACCCGGCGTTTCCGGTCGGCTGGAGGGTACTCTTGATCTGCAGGGATATGCCACGTCCACCCCTTCCCTTGTTGGCAAAGGCAGGTTGGATATTTATGACGCGGACCTGGGAACAATGCCTATACTCACACCGTTCCTTGGCGAAATATACGCCGCCCTGCAGGATACTATCCCGGGTTTCCGGAAGACCATCATCAACAGGGCATATGCCGACCTTACCATAAAGAACAAGCGGATCTTCACCAACGATCTCACATTGCAGGGAGACACAATATCTATCATCGCTCACGGTTCCGTAGGTTTCGATGGAGGTTTGGACCTCGTCTTCGAGAACAAGATAACCGGTCCATCCGAAGAGGAAGAAGACTGGCAAACGACCCTAAGGAATACTATAGTCAATCTGGGTAAAATGATAAGCAGGACCCATCTACGAGGGACCCTGAAAGATCCTAAGTGGACGATAAAATAGCGTTACCCCTATCCTTCAATACTCTTCTAGTCAGGAAGAACGTCCCATTTTAGCGTATTTGGTTATTTCTTTTCTTACCTTTTCTAAAGCCAAGGCCCTGTGGCTTATCGCGTTCTTTTTTGCCGCCGGCATTTCCGCGAAGGTTTTGTTGTACCCGTCAGGCAAGAACAATGGATCGTATCCAAACCCGCTCTTGCCCCTGGGTTTTTCCCTGATCGCACCGCTTATTTCCCCTTCAAAAGTACCGAGAAGGACCCCGCCGGCGGCAAGAGCTATATGACATACGAACCGGGCCTTTCTTTCCTCTTGCGGTACTTTTTCCATTAATTTCAATAATTTATCGTTATTTTCCACGTCCGTAGCGTTCTTCCGGGCGAACCTTGCGGAACGTACGCCAGGTTTTCCTCCCAGCGCTTCTACCTCAAGACCGGAATCATCCGCGAGAACAAGTCCATTGAAGAACTTTGATGTCGTAACAGCCTTTTTGACCGCGTTCTGCCTGAACGTCTTACCATCTTCCACTATGTTCGGCGGAGTGGTTCTTATATCACTGAAATTCTTTATGTTTATATCTTCGAAATCCTTTAAAATCTTCCTGAGCTCATCCCTTTTCTTGGGATTATGAGTGGCTATAAGAATATCCATGCTCAAAATGACCCCCTCAACGCTTTTTTCTGTTCCTTGAACACTTTTTTGATCCCCTTCTCCGCAAAGCCCAGGATATCACCGAATTGAGCGGCTGTGAAAGGTTCCCTCTCAGCCGTACATTGCACCTCGACGAACCTTCCGTTACCCGTCATTACTATGTTAGTATCAACATCGGCACGTGAATCCTCATCATACGTAAGATCAAGATATGCCTCCCCATCCAATATCCCAACACTTACGGCCGCTATCTGGTCTTTGACCGGTATCCTGTTTATCTTGCCGGCATCACTCAGCCGCTCCATTGCCAGATATAAAGCGATAAAACTCCCGCTTATACTCGCGCATCGCGTACCTCCGTCCGCCTGGATAACATCACAATCAAGCCATACCGTACGTTCTCCCAGGGCCGACATATCGACAATACTACGAAGCGCCCTGCCAATAAGTCTTTGCACCTCATGAGTCCGCCCGGTCTTTTTTCCCTTGGAGGATTCCCTGGGAACTCTCGTCTGACATGACATCGGGAGCATGGAGTATTCAGAAGTTATCCACCCGGTACCCTTGCCTTTAAGGAACGGCGGGACACCATCGTCTACGCTTGCCGTGCATATGACCTTCGTGTCCCCGGTGGAAAAAAGACACGACCCGTGCGCGTGTTTGACATAATCTACCTCTATCGAAATATTCCTGATCTCATCCCTTTTCCTACCGTCGGCTCTCATGATATTCCTTTCAAAGGTCAAATCTTTCGTAAATATATCCCCCGTTACCATCACAGGCGACTATCAGCGGCATTTTCTCTACCACCAACTCGTGTATGGCTTCAGGACCCAGATCCGCGAACGCCACTACCTTGCACGAAATGACCTTGCTGCTTAAATATGCCCCGGCCCCGGCCGGGGCTACAAAATAGACCGCTTTATGTTCCGCCACACCCTTGATCACCTCGCGGGAACGCGTCCCTTTGCCGATCATGCCCTTAAGACCTTTTTCCAGGAGTGGAACAGTGAACCCGTCCATACGGCTCGAAGTGGTCGGGCCACAAGACCCTATCACACCGCCGGTCCCGGGTGTTGGTCCGCAATAATATATGATCTCTCCTTCTATATCTATAGGCAGTTCCTGACCTTTTTTCAGTAGTTCACACATCCTGAGATGGGCCTGGTCCCGGGCCGTATATATACGCCCTGACAGCGACACTTCGTCGCCTGCTTTTAATTCCCCGACCGTGATCTGGTCCAAGGGAACATTGATATCGATGACCTGTCCCATAATATGATCCTTCACCATTAAAT from Candidatus Omnitrophota bacterium includes these protein-coding regions:
- a CDS encoding AsmA-like C-terminal region-containing protein; the protein is MKGLIRKLLLLSALIPVIIYFVLSIYGDEITARLKTRLENEIMTVIGLTASIKDLDLSLSRGMTMYDVDILDKDTKVCTINEITLMPDIPHLLKAHRLKYLIHLTGFKKKDISCDLIFEVYSGEMPDLNSLYGQHFIESVYVIDGEFSYRDLKFSSICGRADLDTSGISNAKMHFIFAGTPYIAHYMPRPEEFSGFDISLRSKTLTLTGSMIPDNSDLILKEFNGVFAGILFTFDGVLKDIGTDTISGYGKAEAELDLTSIPELIGTFVSVPDNIPLSGKIRTIVDISGAGMSLTEYTVTAEISATGMSMGNIGIKDMYGKIDIREGRLTSQTLRASICKGELKAQIAVDLTDKDLPFSLLFDASGINYGTLISDLSPDEPGVSGRLEGTLDLQGYATSTPSLVGKGRLDIYDADLGTMPILTPFLGEIYAALQDTIPGFRKTIINRAYADLTIKNKRIFTNDLTLQGDTISIIAHGSVGFDGGLDLVFENKITGPSEEEEDWQTTLRNTIVNLGKMISRTHLRGTLKDPKWTIK
- the rph gene encoding ribonuclease PH is translated as MRADGRKRDEIRNISIEVDYVKHAHGSCLFSTGDTKVICTASVDDGVPPFLKGKGTGWITSEYSMLPMSCQTRVPRESSKGKKTGRTHEVQRLIGRALRSIVDMSALGERTVWLDCDVIQADGGTRCASISGSFIALYLAMERLSDAGKINRIPVKDQIAAVSVGILDGEAYLDLTYDEDSRADVDTNIVMTGNGRFVEVQCTAEREPFTAAQFGDILGFAEKGIKKVFKEQKKALRGSF
- a CDS encoding FumA C-terminus/TtdB family hydratase beta subunit → MGQVIDINVPLDQITVGELKAGDEVSLSGRIYTARDQAHLRMCELLKKGQELPIDIEGEIIYYCGPTPGTGGVIGSCGPTTSSRMDGFTVPLLEKGLKGMIGKGTRSREVIKGVAEHKAVYFVAPAGAGAYLSSKVISCKVVAFADLGPEAIHELVVEKMPLIVACDGNGGYIYERFDL
- the rdgB gene encoding RdgB/HAM1 family non-canonical purine NTP pyrophosphatase, which translates into the protein MDILIATHNPKKRDELRKILKDFEDINIKNFSDIRTTPPNIVEDGKTFRQNAVKKAVTTSKFFNGLVLADDSGLEVEALGGKPGVRSARFARKNATDVENNDKLLKLMEKVPQEERKARFVCHIALAAGGVLLGTFEGEISGAIREKPRGKSGFGYDPLFLPDGYNKTFAEMPAAKKNAISHRALALEKVRKEITKYAKMGRSS